CGGTGCGATCTGTTCGTGAAACTTCGCCAAGCGCGTCGCGTTGCGCGCGACCAAAATGATGTGTCCGACCCGGGGAGCGATCAATTTAACGCATGCGGCGCCGATCGAACCGGTCGCTCCGACGACCACCACGGTTGACGCCGCGGGATCGATGCCCATCTCGTCCGCGCCTCGAAAGAAGCTATGCACCCCGGCCGCAATGGTCAGCGAATTGCCGGTCGTTACCGGGATCGGCGAACGTTCTGCAATGGTCACGCCGCCGTCGCCGACGACGGCGGTAAATGCGCCCAAGCCCGCGATCTGCGCGCCCATCTCGACGCCGATCTCGATCGCGCGCAGGATGCGCGTGTACACCTCTTCGCGCGGGAACTCCATCATCTGCTCGGGGAGCAGCGGCGCGCTGACGAACCAGCCCTCGGTCTCCCGCCCGTCCGGCGTGCGCACGCCGGTAACGTGGACGGCGTTCCAGGGCGGCATCCACTCCATGATCTTGCGCACGATCGGCGCGCCCTTCCCTTTTGCCCCGGGCTCGTATCGCGCGACGTCGTCGAGCGAGAGCGGGTGCACGACGAAACAAAACTTCGGCGTATTCGCGCTCACGGCCGTTCGGCTTCGTTCTTCAGTGCGGCCAGCATCATCTCACTATTCTCCACGACCTTCTTCTGCAGCGTCGGGCCGATCAACTCCGCCAGCGTCGGGACGCCGAAATCGTAGTCGACGGTAAGTTTGACGTACGTCACCCCGTCGCGCTCGTCGAACGTCCACGCGCCTTCGAAGGTGTCCAAGTCGCCTTCCAGCAGCTTGTACTCGATGCGCAACGCGTCGTCGTAGAAGCGATCTTCCTCGATCCACTCGATCGGCGCCTCTTCGACCAGCGTCTTCCAGCGCGAGAGGGTATGGTCGGGGTGTACTTCCAAGACCGTGACGGCTTCAACGTCCGGCATGAACTGCGGAAAACGCTCTTGGTCCTTGGCAAGTTCGTACACCACTCGGGCCGGGGCCGCGATGGCAATCGAGGTTTCTACGTAGGGCATTTTTACAAGCGCCCTAGCTTCTGAACGGCGGTTGCCACCCCTGCCCGCAGCGCGCCCAAAGCGCGCTCGACCTCATCCGCGGTGACGACCAGCGGCGGCTCGAGCCGAATCACGCGTTGCTGATTGAGCGTCCACGCCGCCGTCACGCCGGCCTTCACCATCTCGGGGATAATCCAGCCGCCGTAT
Above is a window of Candidatus Dormiibacterota bacterium DNA encoding:
- a CDS encoding shikimate dehydrogenase, whose translation is MSANTPKFCFVVHPLSLDDVARYEPGAKGKGAPIVRKIMEWMPPWNAVHVTGVRTPDGRETEGWFVSAPLLPEQMMEFPREEVYTRILRAIEIGVEMGAQIAGLGAFTAVVGDGGVTIAERSPIPVTTGNSLTIAAGVHSFFRGADEMGIDPAASTVVVVGATGSIGAACVKLIAPRVGHIILVARNATRLAKFHEQIAPELPCESSFTTDISAAVRRAQLILTATSSTQDVIEPEDLQTGSVVCELSLPHDVSRRVATERPDVLVTEGGNMVVPGTPYFERVREPGSEFDLNLPPRTALACMSETMVLALENRLESFTLGRGIDVQKVMEIDEMAKRCGFTLAGMRSFDTAVTAERIAQIREAADARRRVLAS
- a CDS encoding SRPBCC family protein, with translation MPYVETSIAIAAPARVVYELAKDQERFPQFMPDVEAVTVLEVHPDHTLSRWKTLVEEAPIEWIEEDRFYDDALRIEYKLLEGDLDTFEGAWTFDERDGVTYVKLTVDYDFGVPTLAELIGPTLQKKVVENSEMMLAALKNEAERP